In Lacerta agilis isolate rLacAgi1 chromosome 8, rLacAgi1.pri, whole genome shotgun sequence, one genomic interval encodes:
- the HSBP1 gene encoding heat shock factor-binding protein 1, with amino-acid sequence MAETDPKTVQDLTAVVQTLLQQMQDKFQTMSDQIIGRIDDMSCRIDDLEKNIADLMTQAGVEELEGENKAPATKTSTCQ; translated from the exons ATGGCCGAAACGGACCCCAAGACCGTGCAAGACCTCACCGCCGTG GTGCAGACACTGCTGCAGCAAATGCAGGACAAGTTTCAAACCATGTCTGACCAGATTATTGGCCGGA TTGATGACATGAGCTGCCGTATCGACGACCTGGAGAAGAACATCGCAGATCTCATGACGCAAGCTGGAGTGGAGGAGCTGGAAGGCGAGAACAAGGCGCCTGCTACCAAAACATCAA CTTGCCAATAA